One segment of Desulfuromonas sp. DNA contains the following:
- a CDS encoding cytochrome C: MKGHVWRPLFVVIALVVFILLFRVFYVPEDFGAQDRGYTFGYHRLSNEQEWKDYPAKYKDSAYCNECHDDKVEEVGAASHEMIPCENCHGAAFDHPDNPEQLAIDRSRDLCIRCHSALYMPTSDRNDIPGINPAEHNVGEQCVDCHNPHNPSLEEM; encoded by the coding sequence GTGAAAGGACATGTCTGGCGACCACTGTTTGTGGTAATTGCGCTCGTTGTCTTTATCCTGCTTTTCAGGGTCTTCTATGTGCCGGAAGATTTCGGCGCGCAGGATCGTGGCTACACATTCGGCTATCACCGGCTGAGTAATGAGCAGGAATGGAAAGATTATCCGGCCAAATACAAGGATTCGGCTTACTGCAACGAATGCCATGATGACAAGGTAGAAGAAGTCGGGGCGGCCTCGCACGAAATGATCCCGTGCGAAAACTGCCACGGCGCCGCATTCGATCATCCGGATAACCCGGAGCAGTTAGCGATTGATCGCAGTCGCGATCTCTGTATCCGCTGCCATTCGGCGCTCTACATGCCGACGAGTGACCGTAATGATATCCCGGGCATCAACCCGGCGGAACACAACGTCGGCGAGCAGTGTGTCGATTGTCACAACCCGCATAATCCGAGCCTGGAGGAGATGTAG
- a CDS encoding 4Fe-4S ferredoxin: MKRRDFLKNTAVFVSGASVCTSALEFIDPKEVLASKPDLRWGFLVNTHNCVGCGFCVKACKTENDIPMEANVTRTWVERYVIKKDGTTVSDSPKGAQNGFTSKKIDQNHSGMLEVPDEEIAQAFFVPKLCNHCEIPACVQVCPVGATYQAKDGAVLVDRSWCIGCGYCIMGCPYGVRFFHPDEHVADKCTFCYHRISKGGNTACAQACPFGARQIGNLRDPNDPVAKAVLNQRVGILRDEYGTKPQVFYLGLYKEVH, from the coding sequence ATGAAAAGACGTGATTTTCTGAAAAATACCGCCGTCTTTGTCTCCGGTGCCAGCGTCTGTACTTCGGCTCTGGAGTTCATTGACCCGAAAGAAGTTCTGGCTTCAAAACCCGATCTGCGCTGGGGCTTCCTTGTCAATACCCATAACTGTGTTGGTTGCGGTTTCTGTGTTAAAGCCTGCAAGACCGAAAATGATATCCCGATGGAGGCAAATGTCACCCGGACCTGGGTCGAACGCTATGTTATCAAGAAGGACGGGACAACGGTCAGTGACTCGCCGAAGGGGGCACAGAACGGATTCACCAGCAAGAAGATTGACCAGAATCATTCCGGTATGCTCGAGGTCCCGGACGAGGAGATTGCCCAGGCCTTCTTCGTACCGAAGCTCTGTAATCACTGCGAGATCCCGGCCTGCGTTCAGGTCTGCCCGGTCGGTGCAACCTATCAGGCGAAAGACGGCGCCGTTCTCGTCGATCGATCATGGTGCATCGGTTGTGGCTACTGCATCATGGGGTGCCCCTATGGCGTCCGGTTCTTCCATCCTGATGAGCATGTCGCCGACAAGTGTACCTTCTGTTATCACCGCATCAGCAAGGGCGGCAACACCGCCTGTGCCCAGGCCTGCCCATTCGGCGCCCGCCAGATCGGCAACCTGCGTGATCCCAATGACCCGGTCGCCAAGGCAGTGCTCAATCAACGGGTCGGTATTCTGCGGGATGAATACGGAACCAAGCCGCAGGTCTTTTACCTTGGATTGTATAAGGAGGTGCACTAG